The following coding sequences are from one Culex quinquefasciatus strain JHB chromosome 1, VPISU_Cqui_1.0_pri_paternal, whole genome shotgun sequence window:
- the LOC119765025 gene encoding uncharacterized protein LOC119765025 translates to MKLALLVSLLLVSCGVLDAFNLTIGTRLPGDQLLRSWRLSTGPYATPQTIQLTFDYRVEPSLFGPEHLTVMEFTRPDDYAPNNFGQMFLNSTHLYMTPLRHGMTEWWLDGKLYGISGQLFQEDEN, encoded by the exons ATGAAGCTCGCGTTGCTGGTTTCCCTACTGCTGGTGTCTTGCGGTGTTCTAGACGCGTTCAATCTGACAATCGGAACCCGTCTACCGG GTGACCAACTTCTCCGCTCGTGGCGCCTTTCGACGGGCCCTTACGCCACTCCGCAGACCATCCAGCTTACGTTCGACTACCGCGTGGAACCGTCGCTGTTCGGGCCGGAACATCTGACCGTGATGGAGTTCACCCGGCCGGATGACTACGCCCCGAACAATTTCGGCCAGATGTTCCTGAACTCCACCCACCTGTACATGACCCCGTTGCGCCACGGAATGACCGAGTGGTGGCTGGACGGTAAGCTGTACGGCATCAGCGGACAACTATTTCAGGAGGATGAAAACTAG
- the LOC119765026 gene encoding uncharacterized protein LOC119765026 has translation MKLLLPCAAINLTVCVALVSCACYLRLGERKPIDFYMRTLHASQGPVEPAENLTLLFDYAGDPLFNEELTYIDVYGSVSSCVFHVFTFNNKTVRVSLSSEEPLRSLTGNMTIYGIRWAN, from the exons ATGAAGCTGCTACTGCCGTGTGCCGCCATCAACCTGACAGTCTGCGTGGCGCTCGTCAGCTGCGCCTGTTACCTGCGGCTGGGCGAACGGAAGCCGA TTGATTTTTACATGCGTACGCTGCACGCGTCCCAGGGACCGGTGGAACCGGCGGAAAACCTCACCCTCCTGTTTGACTACGCCGGTGATCCGCTGTTCAACGAGGAGCTGACGTACATTGACGTGTACGGATCGGTTTCG AGTTGCGTTTTCCATGTGTTCACCTTTAACAACAAAACCGTACGGGTGAGCCTTTCGAGCGAGGAACCGTTAAGGAGCTTGACCGGGAATATGACGATATACGGAATTCGGTGGGCGAATTGA